In the Piscinibacter sp. XHJ-5 genome, one interval contains:
- the bamB gene encoding outer membrane protein assembly factor BamB — translation MMRRVLLIVAALSVAWLAGCASSEKPKPTPLEPLTPQIGGRVVWNQRIEAMQFPLSVAVSPGVFTVAASDGTVLALEADTGRELWRGSAASKLSAGVGSDGRFAAVVTREGDLVTLEAGRVLWRKPLSMRVNTAPLVAGERVFVLGGDRTVHAFDALDGSKLWSVQRPGDPLTLAQGGVLAAFKDTLLAGQGSRLAGFDPLNGELRWEVTVGSPRGTNEVERLADLVAPPARVGDVVCVRSFQAAVGCVNAERGTLSWTKPVGGTDGVAADEQLVFGADASDRLTAWKTPSGDVAWQTEKFLYRGLSAPLSTPRAVVFGDAEGIIHFLSKDKGETLLRLSTDGSPIATAPVVSGSTMLVVTRNGGLYAVRPE, via the coding sequence ATGATGCGTCGTGTGCTGCTCATCGTCGCGGCACTGAGCGTCGCGTGGCTGGCGGGTTGTGCGAGCAGCGAGAAGCCCAAACCCACGCCGCTCGAGCCGCTCACGCCGCAGATCGGCGGGCGCGTCGTCTGGAATCAGCGCATCGAGGCGATGCAGTTCCCGCTCTCCGTGGCGGTCAGCCCCGGGGTCTTCACCGTCGCCGCGAGCGACGGCACGGTGCTCGCACTGGAGGCCGATACAGGGCGCGAGTTGTGGCGGGGCAGCGCCGCCAGCAAGCTGAGCGCCGGCGTCGGGAGCGACGGTCGCTTTGCCGCCGTGGTCACGCGCGAAGGCGACCTGGTCACGCTGGAAGCCGGCCGCGTGCTGTGGCGCAAGCCGTTGAGCATGCGCGTGAACACCGCGCCGCTGGTGGCCGGCGAACGCGTGTTCGTGCTTGGCGGCGACCGCACCGTGCATGCCTTCGACGCGCTCGACGGCAGCAAGCTGTGGTCGGTGCAGCGTCCCGGCGATCCGCTGACGCTGGCTCAGGGCGGCGTCCTCGCGGCCTTCAAGGACACCTTGCTTGCCGGCCAGGGATCGCGCCTTGCCGGCTTCGATCCGCTGAATGGCGAGCTGCGCTGGGAAGTGACCGTCGGCTCGCCGCGAGGAACGAACGAGGTCGAGCGTCTTGCGGATCTGGTCGCTCCGCCTGCGCGCGTCGGCGACGTGGTCTGCGTGCGCTCATTCCAAGCCGCGGTGGGCTGCGTCAACGCCGAACGCGGCACCTTGTCATGGACCAAGCCGGTGGGTGGCACGGACGGCGTCGCGGCCGACGAACAGCTCGTCTTCGGCGCAGACGCTTCGGATCGCCTCACCGCCTGGAAAACCCCGTCCGGCGACGTCGCGTGGCAGACGGAGAAGTTTCTCTATCGGGGCCTCAGCGCGCCGCTGTCCACACCGCGTGCGGTGGTCTTCGGCGACGCCGAGGGGATCATTCACTTCCTGTCAAAGGACAAGGGAGAGACGCTGCTGCGGCTCAGCACCGACGGCAGCCCGATCGCGACGGCGCCCGTCGTGTCGGGTTCGACGATGCTCGTGGTGACGCGAAACGGCGGGCTGTACGCGGTCCGTCCGGAATAG